In Lysinibacillus sp. 2017, the DNA window ATGTTTGCACTACTTTATGTTATTTCTTTTTTCAAATGAACAACCCACTCAAAGACGAGTTTGAGTGGGTGAACAATGTATCATATTTACTTTACAACAAATTCACGAAAAACGAAATTATTTTGAAAGAGCTTTTACTGCTTCAATGGCAGCTTCATAGTTTGGATGTGTTGTACCTTCTGAAACGTATTCTACATACACAACCTTACCTGCTTCGTCTACTACGAAAATAGAGCGAGCTAATAGGCGTAATTCTTTCATATGTACGCCATATGCTTCACCAAATGAAGCATCACGATGGTCAGAAACAGTTACAACATTTTCAATACCTGCTGCACCACACCAACGTTTTTGAGCAAATGGTAAATCCATTGATACTGTATAAATAATAACATTATCGCCTAATTCCCCTGCTGCTTCATTGAATTTACGTGTTTGTTGATCACAAACACCTGTATCTAATGATGGAACTACTGAGAATAAACGAATTTTACCTTCTGAATCTTTTAATGTTACTTCTGACAAATCATTTGCTAACACTTTGAAATCAGGTGCGTTGTCGCCCACTTTTACCTCTTTACCGATTAATGTTACTGGACTGTTCTTAAATGTTACTTGTGCCATACATAACGCCTCCTTTGTTATTCCCTAATATTACTAAAGTCAAATTCATTAATGCAACTAAGTGAACTTGAAAACCATCATTTTCTCAAAGAAAAAAGCTGTATAGTAGGCTAATGCATACCTTACAGCTCTTTCCTTGTTTAGAAGATATCGATAGTTACCCCTTCTGCATTTGATTAAACATTTTCCACAAAAATATTCTCATGAACAACTACCGTATCAGCAAAATAATCGGCTACACTTTTATTTCGCGGTGCAAATGCTACGATCAAATAGGGCAAATGAAGTAATGTCCCGTTAATAAAACGGCCAACCCCTTCACGGAATAGAACGGTTGGCCAATCTAACGGCCCTCCGTTATCTTTTTCTACTTTTAAGCCAAATACCATTTTCCCTAAAGTTTGCTTAAAAAATTTCGTCAATAAAACAAAATACACATAAAAAATAGTACTAGATATTATCGTCACTGGTGCATACCAAGTAGATCCAGCTAAATCCCAATCCATGACGGCAAATAGTGGTCGGACTGTTATTCCAACAATTGCAC includes these proteins:
- a CDS encoding RDD family protein codes for the protein MTEGIETFEMIPTVEHPSIHLKTAGFWMRFWAFILDSLVISAIVGITVRPLFAVMDWDLAGSTWYAPVTIISSTIFYVYFVLLTKFFKQTLGKMVFGLKVEKDNGGPLDWPTVLFREGVGRFINGTLLHLPYLIVAFAPRNKSVADYFADTVVVHENIFVENV
- the tpx gene encoding thiol peroxidase; this encodes MAQVTFKNSPVTLIGKEVKVGDNAPDFKVLANDLSEVTLKDSEGKIRLFSVVPSLDTGVCDQQTRKFNEAAGELGDNVIIYTVSMDLPFAQKRWCGAAGIENVVTVSDHRDASFGEAYGVHMKELRLLARSIFVVDEAGKVVYVEYVSEGTTHPNYEAAIEAVKALSK